Proteins found in one Candidatus Hydrogenedens sp. genomic segment:
- a CDS encoding type II secretion system protein: protein MKKRLFGFTLIELLTVIAIIAILAGFTFAVLPRIRERAKLRRMDNTFLQIRTAMTAYFTDHNTYPPGYGFVNWQKRDFQSGQIPDDELFMLRPYTALLKVHGNRKYMDEFSEGFDTNRDGRISLMEFLPMGSKSQATGVYSFPTELYRGSNNPGGELNRLAEMDQRPFVYAPINKRQFQKARRYWIENGYFYAEAWESNHPLLQDVTFPPSVYDAFVLISVGPGGSTGGVVPEPLGTEPPRDVYHILALRTYFLATRDLNDNGELDFHFESRRKGEAALEYEVEVKPGVRLHATNKLPKADEANSWGPYIFIVE, encoded by the coding sequence ATGAAAAAGAGGTTATTTGGGTTTACACTTATTGAATTGCTAACCGTTATAGCTATTATCGCTATTCTTGCTGGCTTTACTTTTGCTGTTTTGCCTCGTATCCGTGAACGTGCGAAATTACGGCGGATGGATAATACATTTCTCCAGATACGAACTGCTATGACGGCGTATTTTACGGACCATAACACATATCCGCCAGGTTATGGTTTTGTAAATTGGCAAAAACGAGATTTTCAGTCTGGACAAATTCCTGATGATGAGTTATTTATGTTGAGACCATATACTGCTCTTTTGAAGGTTCATGGAAATCGTAAATATATGGACGAGTTTTCGGAAGGGTTTGATACCAATCGTGATGGTAGAATTAGTCTTATGGAATTTTTGCCTATGGGGTCAAAAAGTCAAGCAACGGGTGTGTATTCATTTCCGACAGAACTTTATCGAGGTAGTAACAATCCTGGGGGCGAGTTAAATCGATTGGCTGAGATGGACCAGCGTCCGTTTGTATATGCTCCTATAAATAAAAGGCAATTTCAGAAGGCACGTCGTTATTGGATAGAAAATGGTTATTTTTATGCTGAGGCATGGGAGTCAAATCATCCGTTACTTCAAGATGTAACTTTTCCGCCATCTGTTTATGATGCATTTGTATTAATCAGCGTTGGACCAGGTGGTTCAACGGGTGGTGTTGTCCCTGAACCATTAGGTACCGAACCTCCGAGAGATGTGTATCATATTCTTGCATTAAGGACTTACTTTTTGGCTACTCGTGACTTAAATGATAATGGAGAATTGGATTTCCATTTTGAATCTCGAAGGAAAGGTGAGGCGGCGTTGGAGTATGAGGTAGAGGTAAAACCAGGCGTGAGACTTCATGCTACAAATAAACTGCCGAAAGCAGATGAAGCAAATAGTTGGGGTCCTTATATCTTTATTGTTGAATAA